One Rhizobiales bacterium GAS188 DNA window includes the following coding sequences:
- a CDS encoding lipid-A-disaccharide synthase yields the protein MSSASDPAAAAPRPLIVGLVAGEESGDALGAPLMRALREALAPREVAFVGVGGQAMQGEGLKSLFPLSDIAVMGFTAVIARLPLLLRRIRQTVEALLAARPDVLVIIDSPDFTHRVARRLRARLPKLPVVDYVSPSVWAWRPGRARAMRRYVDQVLALLPFEPEAHRKLGGPSCTYVGHPLSQRLGDFMPDLDDEAARQASPPLLLVLPGSRRTEIRRLLPVFGETIARLHATHPIRPVLPAVPWLAQEIADATRSWPLVPQIVTGEAAKLAAFRQGRAALAASGTVSLELALAGVPTVAAYKVGALEVHILRLLVTAPHILLPNLILEERAVPELVQDDCTPEALGAALLPLLQDSPARRAQLAALAQVRERIAIPGETPAARAAGIVIAALALSPSATRGG from the coding sequence ATGAGCAGCGCATCGGATCCGGCGGCCGCCGCGCCCCGCCCCCTCATCGTCGGCCTGGTCGCCGGCGAGGAATCGGGGGATGCGCTCGGCGCGCCGCTGATGCGCGCGCTGCGCGAGGCGTTGGCGCCGCGCGAGGTCGCCTTCGTCGGCGTCGGCGGCCAGGCGATGCAGGGCGAGGGGCTCAAGAGCCTGTTTCCCCTTTCCGACATCGCCGTGATGGGCTTCACGGCCGTGATCGCCCGCTTGCCGCTCCTGCTGCGGCGCATACGCCAGACCGTCGAGGCGCTGCTCGCTGCGCGGCCGGACGTGCTCGTGATCATCGACAGTCCAGACTTCACCCACAGGGTCGCGAGGCGGTTGCGCGCCAGGCTGCCCAAGCTGCCCGTCGTCGATTACGTGAGCCCCTCCGTCTGGGCCTGGCGGCCGGGGCGGGCGCGGGCCATGCGCCGCTATGTCGATCAGGTGCTGGCGCTCCTGCCCTTCGAGCCTGAGGCGCATCGCAAGCTCGGCGGCCCGAGCTGCACCTATGTCGGCCATCCATTGTCGCAAAGGCTTGGCGATTTCATGCCCGATCTCGACGACGAGGCTGCACGCCAGGCCTCGCCGCCGCTTCTGCTGGTGCTGCCCGGCAGCCGCCGCACCGAGATCAGGCGGCTCCTGCCGGTATTCGGCGAGACCATCGCCAGGCTCCACGCGACCCACCCGATCCGGCCCGTCCTGCCGGCTGTGCCCTGGCTGGCGCAGGAGATCGCCGATGCGACGCGCAGCTGGCCTCTGGTCCCACAGATCGTCACCGGAGAGGCGGCCAAGCTTGCCGCCTTCCGCCAGGGGCGCGCCGCGCTTGCCGCCTCAGGCACGGTCTCGCTGGAGCTGGCGCTGGCAGGCGTGCCGACCGTCGCGGCCTATAAGGTCGGAGCCTTGGAGGTCCACATCCTGCGGCTCCTGGTCACGGCGCCTCATATCCTGTTGCCGAACCTGATCCTCGAGGAGAGGGCGGTGCCGGAGCTCGTCCAGGATGACTGCACGCCTGAGGCGCTGGGCGCTGCCCTGCTGCCGCTCCTCCAGGACAGCCCGGCCCGGCGCGCCCAGCTGGCGGCGCTGGCTCAGGTCCGCGAACGCATAGCCATACCGGGCGAAACGCCGGCGGCGCGGGCAGCCGGCATCGTCATTGCGGCGCTCGCCCTCTCCCCATCTGCGACGAGAGGGGGCTAG
- a CDS encoding competence protein ComEC gives MFGRHIGHPGGLVTGVRRGGVGEAIGAKAVAGGIPVGIALREAWLRLRGACEAAIELEIEQRRLFLWLPVAAGAGVVLYFAADREPSLGYAALVAAASVGLCVALRHWRAHFAAALLVTAIACGFLSATLRSYLLAAPVLDRPRVLKLTGTIEEMNLRRQGARFILRVAEAQDLRPDETPYRVRLTTKETPRVEAGDFVAVTARLLPPARAALPGGYDFARDAYFARLGAVGSVLGRITAEAAPAPPGLRLRLMAAVDRARNALAQRVFAILGGDEGAVAAAMVTGKRELLSDKARELIREAGIFHIITISGVQMTLVAGMIFWVVRRLLAFSSVLALRYPIKKWAAAVAMLGAIAYDICTGSRVGTERALFMTLIVLAAVLADRRAFTMRNLAYAAFAVIAFEPEAILGASFQLSFAAVSALVAVSETRMAMLAKQRTRLQDLGKAREPPPQGLLARFIGKAVETLAWLLFATLCATSATASYMAYDFHELSPYVLIGNPLTLTIIEFFAVPGALIGALLYPLGLDGFVWHYLGVGIQLIFWAARQIAAAPGATLYLHTFAPWAILFLTLAVLSAVIWKSWLLRSTALIFLALGLLGAVSGEGFDVVVAPGGDAATLRLSDGKLAVVGARPNLFAAEQWLRADGDSREAHQLLGLGSVCDRLGCVGKLRDGSMLAVVMVAAAFEDDCLRADIVVTPLRAPANCVAPLILDRPRLEATGAVSLRIDGDHLAMTTARSVDENRPWSRPPRHARPAVTAGKSGTTEEEPEAPSEERAEPDTE, from the coding sequence ATGTTCGGGCGGCACATAGGGCATCCAGGGGGGCTTGTCACGGGCGTGCGCAGGGGAGGCGTAGGCGAAGCGATCGGGGCCAAGGCCGTGGCCGGCGGCATTCCTGTCGGCATCGCGTTGCGCGAAGCCTGGCTCCGCCTGCGAGGAGCCTGCGAGGCCGCAATCGAGCTCGAGATCGAGCAGCGGCGCCTGTTCCTGTGGCTGCCGGTCGCGGCCGGTGCCGGCGTCGTCCTGTATTTCGCGGCGGACCGTGAACCTTCGCTCGGTTATGCGGCGTTGGTCGCGGCCGCTTCGGTCGGGCTGTGCGTGGCCCTGCGGCACTGGCGCGCCCATTTCGCTGCCGCGCTCCTCGTCACAGCCATTGCCTGCGGCTTCCTGTCGGCGACCTTGCGCTCCTATCTCCTGGCTGCGCCCGTCCTCGATCGGCCGCGCGTCCTCAAGCTGACCGGCACGATCGAGGAGATGAATCTGCGCCGCCAGGGCGCGCGCTTCATCCTGCGCGTCGCCGAAGCGCAAGACTTGCGGCCCGATGAGACACCCTATCGCGTGCGCCTCACCACCAAGGAGACGCCGCGTGTCGAGGCGGGGGACTTCGTCGCGGTCACCGCGCGGCTGCTGCCGCCGGCACGCGCAGCCCTGCCGGGCGGCTATGATTTCGCCCGCGATGCGTATTTCGCAAGACTCGGCGCAGTCGGATCGGTGCTCGGGCGCATCACCGCAGAGGCAGCGCCCGCCCCGCCGGGTCTGCGGTTGAGGCTGATGGCCGCCGTCGACCGGGCCCGCAACGCGCTCGCCCAGCGCGTCTTCGCCATCCTCGGCGGCGATGAGGGCGCGGTCGCGGCCGCCATGGTCACCGGCAAGCGCGAGCTCCTTTCGGACAAGGCGCGCGAGCTCATCCGCGAGGCCGGCATCTTTCACATCATCACCATATCGGGCGTGCAGATGACGCTCGTGGCGGGGATGATCTTCTGGGTAGTGCGCCGTCTGCTCGCATTTTCCAGCGTCCTGGCGCTGCGTTATCCTATCAAGAAATGGGCTGCCGCCGTCGCCATGCTCGGCGCCATCGCCTATGACATCTGCACCGGCTCGCGCGTCGGCACCGAGCGCGCCTTGTTCATGACGCTGATCGTGCTCGCCGCGGTGCTCGCCGATCGACGTGCCTTCACCATGCGCAACCTGGCCTACGCGGCATTCGCCGTCATCGCCTTCGAGCCGGAGGCGATACTGGGTGCGAGCTTCCAGCTGTCTTTCGCCGCCGTCTCGGCGCTGGTCGCCGTTTCCGAGACGCGCATGGCCATGCTGGCGAAGCAGCGGACGAGACTGCAGGATCTTGGCAAAGCGCGCGAACCGCCTCCGCAAGGCCTTCTCGCGCGCTTTATCGGCAAGGCCGTCGAGACGCTGGCCTGGCTGCTATTCGCGACGCTCTGCGCCACCTCGGCGACGGCTTCCTACATGGCTTATGACTTCCACGAGCTCAGCCCCTATGTGCTGATCGGCAACCCGCTCACCTTGACCATCATCGAGTTCTTCGCGGTGCCCGGCGCCTTGATCGGCGCGCTCCTCTACCCGCTCGGGCTCGACGGCTTCGTCTGGCATTATCTCGGGGTCGGCATCCAGCTGATCTTCTGGGCGGCGCGCCAGATCGCCGCGGCTCCGGGCGCGACGCTCTATCTGCATACATTCGCGCCCTGGGCCATCCTGTTCCTGACGCTTGCCGTGTTGTCCGCCGTCATCTGGAAGAGCTGGCTGCTGCGCTCGACGGCGCTGATCTTCCTCGCGCTCGGCCTTCTCGGCGCCGTGTCGGGCGAAGGCTTCGACGTGGTCGTGGCGCCGGGCGGCGATGCAGCGACCCTCAGGCTCTCCGACGGCAAGCTCGCAGTGGTCGGGGCGCGGCCGAACCTGTTCGCCGCCGAGCAATGGCTGCGCGCCGATGGCGATAGCCGCGAGGCGCATCAATTGCTCGGCCTTGGCAGCGTCTGCGACCGGCTGGGCTGCGTTGGCAAGCTGCGCGACGGCAGCATGCTCGCCGTGGTGATGGTGGCAGCGGCCTTCGAGGACGACTGCCTGCGCGCCGACATCGTCGTCACGCCGCTGCGGGCGCCTGCGAATTGCGTGGCGCCGCTCATCCTCGATCGACCTCGGCTCGAAGCAACCGGTGCCGTCAGCCTGCGTATTGACGGCGATCACCTTGCCATGACGACAGCCCGCTCGGTGGACGAGAACCGACCCTGGTCGCGCCCACCGCGGCATGCGCGACCAGCTGTCACGGCGGGCAAGAGCGGCACGACCGAAGAGGAGCCTGAGGCCCCGAGCGAGGAACGAGCTGAGCCCGATACCGAGTGA
- a CDS encoding citrate synthase, translated as MGLNMSAIVSSITVGNKVVELPARDGSVGPSVVDISKLYAQTGMFTYDPGFTSTASCDSKITYIDGDEGILLYRGYPIEQLAEHGDFLETAYLLLYGELPTSQQKDDFVYRVTRHTMVHDQMTRFFQGFRRDAHPMAVMVAAVGALSAFYHDSTDISDDHQRMVASIRMIAKIPTLAAMAFKYTIGQPFVYPKNDLDYTSNFLRMCYAVPCEDYHVNPVLSRALDRIFILHADHEQNASTATVRLAGSSGANPFACIAAGIACLWGPAHGGANEAALKMLAEIGKPERIPQFIARAKDKNDPFRLMGFGHRVYKNYDPRAKIMQRTTHEVLAELGIKDDPLLDVALELERIALHDEYFIEKKLYPNIDFYSGLTLKAMGFPTDMFTALFALARTTGWIAQWKEMIEDPSQKIGRPRQLYTGAPRREYTPLAQRR; from the coding sequence ATGGGCTTGAACATGAGCGCAATCGTCAGCTCGATCACGGTGGGCAACAAGGTCGTCGAACTTCCGGCACGTGACGGCTCGGTCGGCCCAAGCGTCGTCGACATCTCGAAGCTCTACGCCCAGACGGGCATGTTCACCTACGATCCGGGTTTCACCTCGACTGCGAGCTGCGATTCCAAGATCACCTATATCGACGGTGACGAGGGCATCCTTCTCTATCGCGGCTACCCGATCGAGCAGCTCGCCGAGCATGGCGACTTCCTGGAGACCGCCTATTTGCTGCTCTACGGCGAATTGCCGACCAGCCAGCAGAAGGACGATTTCGTCTACCGCGTCACGCGCCACACCATGGTGCATGACCAGATGACACGCTTCTTCCAGGGCTTCCGCCGCGACGCTCATCCGATGGCCGTGATGGTGGCGGCGGTCGGCGCGCTGTCGGCCTTCTATCACGACTCGACGGATATCTCCGACGATCATCAGCGCATGGTCGCCTCGATCCGCATGATCGCCAAGATCCCGACGCTGGCGGCCATGGCTTTCAAGTATACGATCGGTCAGCCCTTCGTTTATCCGAAGAATGATCTCGACTATACGTCGAACTTCTTGCGGATGTGCTATGCGGTGCCGTGCGAGGACTATCACGTCAACCCGGTGCTGTCGCGCGCCCTCGACCGCATCTTCATCCTGCATGCCGATCACGAGCAGAACGCCTCGACCGCCACGGTGCGGCTCGCCGGGTCCTCGGGCGCCAATCCCTTCGCCTGCATCGCAGCCGGCATCGCCTGCCTGTGGGGCCCTGCCCATGGTGGAGCCAACGAGGCGGCGCTCAAGATGCTGGCCGAGATCGGCAAACCGGAGCGCATCCCGCAATTCATCGCCCGCGCCAAGGACAAGAACGACCCGTTCCGCCTGATGGGCTTCGGCCATCGCGTCTACAAGAACTACGATCCGCGCGCCAAGATCATGCAGCGCACCACGCATGAGGTGCTGGCCGAGCTCGGCATCAAGGATGACCCGCTGCTCGACGTGGCGCTCGAGCTCGAGCGCATCGCGCTGCACGATGAGTATTTCATCGAGAAGAAGCTCTACCCCAATATCGACTTCTATTCGGGTCTGACCTTGAAGGCGATGGGTTTCCCGACCGATATGTTCACGGCCTTGTTCGCGCTCGCACGCACCACGGGCTGGATCGCCCAGTGGAAGGAGATGATCGAGGATCCGAGCCAGAAGATCGGCCGGCCGCGTCAGCTCTATACGGGCGCGCCGCGGCGCGAATACACGCCGCTCGCTCAGCGCCGCTGA
- a CDS encoding acyl-[acyl-carrier-protein]--UDP-N-acetylglucosamine O-acyltransferase codes for MSLIHATAIVEDGARLGADVRVGPFCWVGPDVVLGDGCELVSHVALAGRTTIGAKTRIFPFASIGHQPQDLKYAGEPSTLTIGSDCLIREGVTMNPGTVGGGMATVIGDRCAFLANSHVGHDCKVGNDVILSNNVMLAGHVAIGDFVIIGGGAAVIQFTRVGAHAFIGGLSGLENDLIPYGMALGNRAYLGGLNLVGLRRRGFSRESIHDLRRAYRLLFADEGALKERVEDVAQEFAEHPQVHEILDFIREGGERALCTPRNGQGQKS; via the coding sequence ATGAGCTTGATTCATGCAACGGCCATCGTCGAGGACGGCGCCCGTCTCGGTGCGGACGTGCGCGTCGGCCCGTTCTGCTGGGTCGGCCCCGACGTGGTGCTCGGCGATGGCTGCGAACTCGTCAGCCATGTGGCGCTCGCCGGGCGCACGACGATCGGTGCGAAGACGCGCATCTTTCCCTTCGCGTCGATCGGCCATCAGCCTCAGGACCTGAAATATGCGGGCGAGCCCTCGACGCTGACCATTGGCTCGGATTGCCTCATCCGCGAGGGGGTGACCATGAACCCCGGCACAGTGGGCGGGGGCATGGCGACAGTGATCGGCGATCGCTGCGCCTTCCTGGCGAATTCCCATGTCGGGCATGATTGCAAGGTCGGAAACGACGTCATCTTGTCGAATAACGTCATGCTCGCCGGCCATGTGGCGATCGGAGATTTCGTCATCATCGGCGGCGGCGCAGCCGTCATCCAGTTCACGCGCGTCGGTGCGCACGCCTTCATCGGCGGCCTGTCCGGGCTCGAGAACGACTTGATCCCCTACGGCATGGCGCTCGGCAACCGGGCGTATCTTGGGGGGCTCAATCTCGTCGGCTTGCGCCGGCGTGGCTTCTCGCGCGAGTCGATCCACGATCTGCGGCGAGCCTATCGACTGCTTTTCGCCGATGAGGGCGCTTTGAAGGAGCGTGTCGAGGACGTTGCTCAGGAATTCGCCGAGCATCCGCAGGTGCACGAGATCCTCGACTTCATTCGCGAGGGCGGCGAGCGTGCCTTGTGCACGCCGCGCAACGGGCAAGGCCAGAAATCGTGA
- a CDS encoding UDP-3-O-[3-hydroxymyristoyl] glucosamine N-acyltransferase, translated as MPDPVFHEPAASLTLAEVAALVGAPPPALEHGKLRVAGLAAIDRAGEGDLTFLENPRYVGALAQTQALACLVAQKHAARVPAHVLPLLVKDPQRSFARVAATLFPTALRPTSVCGTHGVSPGSFVDASARLEAGVTVDPGAVIGPGAEIGAGSLIGANAVIGPSVRIGRDCAIGPCASVTHALIGNRVILHAGVRVGQDGFGFAMGAQGHLKIPQLGRVIIQDDVEIGANSTIDRGANRDTMIGEGTKIDNLVQIAHNVVIGRHCVIAAGVGISGSATLDDFVVLGGHVGVVGHLRIGQGTQVAGSSNVTGDVPAGARYGGTPAKPIRDWFREMQLIALLARRWQRGERQGLAGAGLGGVDLGGADVKGEGKAGDSAAGKD; from the coding sequence GTGCCCGATCCGGTCTTCCACGAGCCTGCGGCCAGCTTGACCCTCGCGGAGGTGGCAGCCCTTGTCGGCGCGCCGCCGCCTGCGCTGGAGCATGGCAAGCTGCGCGTCGCAGGCCTCGCCGCGATCGACCGGGCCGGTGAGGGGGATCTCACTTTCCTCGAGAATCCCCGCTATGTCGGCGCGCTGGCGCAGACCCAGGCGCTCGCCTGCCTGGTCGCCCAGAAGCACGCGGCGCGCGTTCCCGCTCACGTCCTGCCACTCCTGGTCAAGGATCCGCAACGTTCCTTCGCGCGCGTCGCCGCCACGCTGTTCCCGACCGCGCTGCGCCCGACCTCGGTCTGCGGCACGCATGGCGTGTCGCCCGGCTCTTTCGTCGATGCGAGCGCCAGGCTCGAGGCCGGCGTGACCGTCGATCCGGGCGCGGTGATCGGCCCAGGCGCCGAGATCGGCGCCGGAAGCCTGATCGGCGCCAATGCGGTGATCGGACCCTCGGTGCGGATCGGCAGGGATTGCGCCATCGGGCCTTGCGCCTCGGTGACACATGCCCTGATCGGCAACCGCGTCATCCTGCATGCCGGCGTGCGGGTCGGGCAGGACGGATTCGGCTTCGCCATGGGGGCGCAAGGCCATTTGAAGATACCGCAGCTCGGTCGCGTCATCATCCAGGACGATGTCGAGATTGGCGCCAACTCCACCATCGATCGCGGCGCCAATCGCGACACCATGATCGGCGAGGGGACGAAGATCGATAATCTCGTCCAGATCGCGCATAATGTCGTCATCGGCCGCCATTGCGTGATCGCCGCCGGCGTCGGCATTTCCGGCAGCGCAACGCTCGACGATTTCGTCGTGCTGGGCGGCCATGTCGGCGTCGTCGGGCATCTGCGCATCGGCCAGGGCACGCAGGTCGCCGGGTCGAGCAATGTCACAGGCGATGTGCCCGCCGGCGCGCGCTATGGCGGCACGCCGGCCAAGCCGATTCGGGATTGGTTCCGGGAAATGCAGCTCATTGCCTTGCTTGCCAGGCGCTGGCAGCGCGGCGAACGTCAAGGTCTTGCAGGCGCAGGTCTTGGAGGCGTCGATCTTGGGGGCGCTGATGTGAAAGGTGAGGGGAAGGCGGGGGATTCCGCCGCGGGGAAGGATTGA
- a CDS encoding 3-hydroxyacyl-[acyl-carrier-protein] dehydratase, producing MGDTPNSLDTAQILDILNYLPHRYPFLLVDRIIEMKGDQSCIGIKNVSYNEPQFTGHFPGNPIMPGVLMIEGMAQTAGALCARTITPRPKAVYFMTIDKAKFRKPVFPGDVVEYHMTKLKNRLNMWWFRGEAKVAGVLVCEAEIAAMLVRD from the coding sequence ATGGGCGATACACCGAACTCACTCGATACGGCGCAGATCCTCGACATCCTGAACTATCTTCCGCACCGCTATCCGTTCCTGCTCGTCGACCGCATCATCGAGATGAAGGGCGACCAGAGCTGCATCGGCATCAAGAATGTCAGCTATAACGAGCCGCAATTCACCGGCCATTTCCCCGGCAACCCGATCATGCCCGGCGTGCTGATGATCGAGGGCATGGCGCAGACGGCGGGTGCGCTCTGCGCCCGCACCATCACGCCGCGGCCCAAGGCGGTCTATTTCATGACCATCGACAAGGCGAAATTCCGCAAGCCGGTGTTCCCCGGCGATGTCGTCGAATACCATATGACCAAGCTCAAGAACCGCCTCAACATGTGGTGGTTTCGCGGCGAGGCGAAGGTCGCGGGCGTGCTGGTCTGCGAGGCCGAGATCGCCGCCATGCTGGTCCGCGATTGA
- a CDS encoding glutamyl-tRNA synthetase, which produces MTPDIVTRFAPSPTGFLHIGGARTALFNWLYARHHGGRMLLRIEDTDRERSTETAIAAILDGLKWLGLDWDGDAVFQFARVARHAEAALGLVASGNAYPCYASKEELDEMREAAKREGRPMRYDGRWRDRDPKEAPAGVKPVIRLKAPSQGETVVEDMVQGRVTWQNRDLDDLVLLRSDGTPTYMLAVVVDDHDMGVTDVIRGDDHLTNAARQTQIYRAFGWDVPRMAHIPLIHGPDGAKLSKRHGALGVDAYRGLGYLPAALRNYLVRLGWSHGDQEVFSTQEMIDVFNLEAVGRSPARFDFAKLENLNGLYIRETQDAELVQAIERILPEVGPPRGAPAALEPAMRTRLVAAMPGLKERAKTLIELIEGAYYLYAPRPLALDDKAKALLTPAAIAVLAKVTPLLAAPQGEWSTAALEAVVRSFAEAEALKLGQVAQPLRAALTGRATSPGLFDVMVVLGREECLARLQDRL; this is translated from the coding sequence ATGACCCCGGACATCGTCACGCGCTTCGCCCCTTCGCCTACGGGCTTCCTGCATATCGGAGGCGCACGCACCGCCCTCTTCAATTGGCTCTATGCCCGCCATCACGGGGGGCGCATGCTGTTGCGCATCGAGGACACGGATCGCGAGCGTTCGACCGAAACTGCGATCGCTGCCATCCTCGACGGCTTGAAATGGCTCGGCCTCGATTGGGACGGCGATGCGGTGTTCCAGTTCGCGCGGGTCGCGCGCCACGCCGAGGCGGCGCTCGGCCTCGTCGCCTCGGGGAATGCCTATCCCTGCTACGCCTCGAAGGAGGAACTCGACGAGATGCGCGAGGCGGCCAAGCGCGAGGGCCGTCCGATGCGCTATGACGGCCGCTGGCGCGACCGCGACCCCAAGGAGGCGCCGGCCGGTGTGAAGCCCGTCATCCGCCTCAAGGCTCCGAGCCAGGGCGAGACGGTGGTCGAGGACATGGTGCAGGGCCGCGTCACCTGGCAGAACAGGGACCTCGACGACCTCGTGCTTCTGCGCTCGGACGGCACCCCGACCTATATGCTGGCCGTGGTCGTCGACGATCACGATATGGGCGTCACCGACGTCATCCGTGGCGACGATCACCTGACCAATGCGGCGCGCCAGACGCAGATCTATCGCGCCTTCGGCTGGGATGTGCCGCGCATGGCGCATATCCCGCTGATTCATGGCCCGGACGGCGCCAAGCTCTCCAAGCGCCATGGCGCGCTTGGCGTCGATGCCTATCGCGGGCTTGGCTACCTGCCGGCGGCGCTGCGCAATTATCTCGTGCGTCTGGGCTGGTCGCATGGCGATCAGGAGGTGTTCTCGACGCAGGAGATGATCGACGTCTTCAACCTCGAAGCGGTGGGGCGCTCGCCGGCGCGCTTCGATTTCGCCAAGCTCGAGAATTTGAACGGGCTTTATATCCGCGAGACGCAGGATGCCGAGCTTGTCCAGGCGATCGAACGCATCCTGCCCGAGGTCGGACCGCCGCGCGGCGCGCCCGCGGCCCTGGAGCCAGCCATGCGGACGCGCCTCGTCGCCGCAATGCCGGGGCTGAAGGAGCGCGCCAAGACGCTGATCGAGCTGATCGAGGGCGCCTATTATCTCTACGCCCCGCGCCCGCTGGCGCTCGACGACAAGGCGAAGGCGCTGCTGACACCGGCCGCGATCGCCGTGCTCGCCAAGGTCACGCCCCTCCTCGCCGCGCCGCAAGGCGAGTGGAGCACGGCCGCTCTCGAAGCCGTGGTGCGCAGCTTCGCGGAGGCGGAGGCGCTGAAGCTCGGCCAGGTGGCGCAGCCCCTGCGGGCTGCCCTTACCGGCCGCGCCACCTCGCCCGGCCTCTTCGACGTGATGGTGGTGCTCGGGCGCGAGGAATGCCTGGCGCGTCTCCAAGACCGGCTTTGA